A stretch of DNA from Campylobacter gracilis:
CGCAGGGCTTTGAAATTTTAACCGAAGCTTTCGAGGATATGAGCAGGCAGTTTTTTTCACTGATGCCTAATAGAATTTACTCGATTATGGAAAATCAGCTGCTAATTTCGGTGCCGCTTTTTATTTTGATGGGTATGATTTTGCAAAAGACTCGCCTTGCGGAGCGCTTATTAGAGTCGATGGCATTTTTATTCGGCGGCGTACGAGGCGGCGTGGCGATCAGCACTGTTTTGGTGGGCGCGTTACTTGCGGCTACGACGGGCATCGTGGGCGCGACTGTCATCGCTATGGGCGTCATCAGCCTGCCCGTGATGATGAAATACGGCTACGATAAGCCCCTAGCTACCGGCACCATCGCTGCTGCGGGCACGCTTGGGCAGATTATCCCGCCCTCGATCGTGCTGATTATTTTAGGCGATATACTTTCGGTTTCTGTGGGTGATCTTTTCTCTGCAGCAGTTATTCCGGGGCTCGTGTTAGTGGGTTTTTACGTGATTTATATTGCGATTATTTCATATATTTGTAAAGATTATGCGCCGCCTGTTCCGCCGCTAGAGGGGCTTAGCAAATCAAAGCAAATTTTTATCGCGCTTAAAAACGTCGTGCCGGTGCTCGTGCTGATTTTGCTCGTCTTAGGATCTATTTTTGCGGGCATAGCTACGCCTACGGAGAGCTCGTCGGTAGGCTGTTTGGGTGCGATAGCGCTAGCCGTTTTGTACCGCACGTTTTCGTTTAGGCTGATCTATGACGCGCTAAAAAATACCGCTAAAATTTCGGGCATGGTTTTTATGATTTTGATGGGCGCCACGGCATTTTCGATGATTTTTTCTTACACGGGCGGAGATGAGGTCGTAAAAAATTTTATGGAGAATCTGCCCGGTCAAGCATGGGGATTTATCGCGCTTACGATGGTAGTTATCATAGTGCTTGGATTTTTTCTCGATTATGTCGAAATTTCATATATCATTTTGCCGATACTTTTGCCGATAGTAGAGTCTTTGCATATCAATCCCGTGTGGTTTGCGATCTTAATCGCTGTAAATTTACAAACATCGTTTATGACGCCGCCGTTTGGATTTTCGATATTTTTCTTAAAGGGCGTGACGCCGCCGCAAATCCACACCACGGACATTTACAAGGGCGTACTGCCTTTTATTTTATTGCAAATTCTAGTGCTATTAACGCTCGCAATCTTTCCGGGGGTTTTCGGTTTAAAAGCTTTTTTAGGCTAGAAATATTAAAATTCACGCTAAATTTAACCTAGGAGCTAAAAAATGGCTAAAAAGCTTATCGACGTTATGGATACGACCTTTCGCGACGGATTTCAGTCGGTTTTCGGCGCGCGCGTGGCGATGGAGGACTTCCTGCCTGCCGTTAGCGCGGCCAAGGAGGCGGGCATCACGCACTTTGAGTTCGGCGGCGGCGCGCGGTTTCAGAGCCTGTATTTTTACCTAAACGAAGACGCCTTTGAGATGATGGATAAATTTAGAAGCATCGTGGGGCCTGAGGCGAACCTGCAGACCCTTAGCCGCGGCGTAAATACCGTCACGCTCGATACAGGCAGCCGCGAGATTATCGATCTGCACGCCAAGCTTTTTGCCAAGCACGGCACGACGACGATTCGAAATTTCGACGCGCTAAACGACGTGGAAAATTTAAAATTTAGCGGCGAGTGTATACATCGTCACGGCCTTAAACACGAAGTTGTGATTACGATGATGGATCTGCCGCCGGGATGCAGCGGCGCGCACGATGCGGCGTTTTACGAGAGAATTTTGCGTCAAATTTTAGACGCGCAGATTCCGTTTGACAGTATCTGCTTCAAAGACGCCAGCGGCACCAGCAGTCCGCAGAAGGTCTATGAGACGATCAAGCGCGCGCGTAAAATTTTAGGCGACGGCGTGCATATTCGCCTGCACACGCACGAGACGGCGGGCGTTAGCGTCGCATGCTATCAGGCTGCGCTCGTTGCGGGCGTAGACGGCATCGACCTTGCCGCGCATCCAGTAAGCGGCGGCACTAGCCAGCCGGACATTCTTACGCTGCTGCACGCGACGAAGGGGCAAAATTTCGACCTGGGCCTGGATGCAGAGAAAATTTTAAAATACGAAGAGGTTTTGGGCGAGTGCTTGAAGGATTACTTCATGCCGCCCGAGGCTACGCAGGTAAGCCCGCTAATTCCGTTTAGCCCGATGCCTGGAGGCGCGCTTACCGCAAACACTCAGATGATGCGCGATAATAAAATTTTAGACAAATTTCCGGCCGTCATCAAAGCCATGCGCGAGGTCGTCGAAAAGGGCGGCTTCGGCACGAGCGTGACGCCGGTTAGTCAGTTTTATTTCCAGCAGGCGTTTAACAACGTAATGTTCGGCCCGTGGAAAAAGATCGCCGAGGGCTACGGCAAGATGGTATTAGGCTATTTCGGCAAAACGCCCGTTAAGCCGGATGAAGGCGTGATTAAGCTGGCGGCGGAGCAGCTGGGGCTACAGCCTACGACCAAACACGCCGTAGATATCGCCGATGCCGACGAGAGTAAGAGCGTCGCGTATGCGCAGAAGATTCTACGCGAGCAGGGCATCGAGCCTAGCGAGGAGAACATATTTATCGCGCTTGCGTGCAAAGAAAAGGGCATCGCGTTTTTAAAAGGCGAGGGCAAGGTGATGAGCCGCAAAAAAGAGGACGTAGCACCCGCCGAAAGTCATCAAAGCGGTATTTCTAAAAACGGCAAATTTGACGTTAAGATTAACGGCAAAATTTACAACGTAGAATTTGCCGGACAAAACGTGCTCGTAAATGGCGATCGATACGACGTTAGCTTCGATACCTCAGCGCCCGCAAAGCCGCAACCGCAAGGCTCCGCCGGCGAGCAGCCCGCTGCTGACGCGCGAGGCGGTACGGACGATAACGATATAAAAGCGACGCTTCCTAGTAATGTATTTAAAATTTTAATAAAGGAAGGCGACGCTGTTAAGGCGGGACAGAATGTCATCGTTCTTGAAGCGATGAAGATGGAGATAAATATCGAAAGCCCGCGTGATGGCGTAATCGATAAAATTTTAGTCGCTCAAGGCGATACGGTCGATGCCGATCAGGTGCTCGCGATTTTAAGATAAGCTCTAAAATTTAGGCGGGCGCTTCCGCCTAAATTTCATGGCGATCATCCTCAGCGCTTAAGCGAGCTCACCTAAATTTTAAGCTATAATAGCGCAATCTTTTATCAAAATTTAATTTAAAAAGGACGCAAAATGACAACTCCGAACGATCTGGATAAACTAGGTCTTAAAAATATCAAAAAAATCAACCACAACCTAAGCTACGACGAGCTTTTCGAGCTTGAAAAGGCGATGGGCGAGGGACGCGTATCAAGCAACGGCACCTTTATGGTCGATACAGGCATATTTACGGGTCGTAGCCCAAAGGATAAGTACTTCGTAAAACAAGATCCGAGCCAAAAATACATCGCCTGGGGCAAGGTAAATCAGCCTATCTCAAAAGAGCTTTTCGATAAGCTTTTAGCCAAAGCCAAAGCTCAACTAAGCGGCAAGGAAATCTTTATCCAAGACGCCTATTGCGGCGCCAGTAAATCCAGCCGCAAAAATGTGCGTTTCGTAACCGAAGTCGCGTGGCAGGCGCATTTCGTAAAAAATATGTTCATCCGCCCAAGCGAGAGCGAGCTAGCGGAATTTCATCCAGATTTCGTCGTTTACAACGCGTGCAAATGCAAAAACGAGGACTACGCGAGCGACGGGCTACACTCCGACGTTTTCGTTATTTTTAACGTCGAGGAAAATGTCGCCGTTATCGGCGGCACGTGGTACGGCGGCGAGATGAAAAAGGGAATTTTCTCGATGATGAACTACTGGCTGCCGCTTGAGGGCAAGCTAAGCATGCACTGCTCGGCAAACGTGGGCAAAGAGGGCGACACGGCGCTATTTTTCGGTCTAAGCGGCACGGGCAAAACGACGCTATCGACCGATCCAAACCGCAAGCTAATCGGCGATGACGAGCACGGCTGGGACGATGAGGGGATATTTAACTTTGAGGGCGGCTGCTACGCGAAGTGCATAAATTTAGATCCGAGCAGCGAGCCTGAAATTTACGCCGCAATCAAACGCGACGCGCTACTTGAAAACGTGGTCGCGGATGAGGCGGGCATCGTGGATTATAAAGATGGCAGCAAGACCGAAAATACCCGCGTTAGCTACCCTATCTATCATATCGATAACTACGAGCCAAGCTCCGCGGGCGGCCATCCGAAAAACATAATCTTCCTAACAGCCGACGCATTCGGCGTTTTGCCGCCGGTCGCAAAGCTAACCAAAGAGCAGGCGATGTATTATTTCCTAAGCGGCTACACGGCAAAAGTCGCGGGTACCGAGCGCGGTATCACCGAACCCGTGGCTACCTTTAGCGCGTGCTTCGGCGAGCCGTTTATGCCGCTGCATCCGACCGTTTACGCTAAGCTGCTGGGCGAAAAGATCGACAAACATGGTGTCAGCGTCTATCTGGTAAACACAGGCTGGAGCGGCGGCGCGTACGGCGTGGGCAAGCGAATGAGCATAAAAGCTACGCGCGCGTGCATAAACGCGATCCTTGACGGCAGTATCAAAAAGTGCGAATTTGAAAATTTCGAGAAATTTAACCTCGCGATCCCAAAAGAGCTCGCGGGAGTCGAGACGAAGCTGCTAAATCCGATCAATACCTGGACGCACCCAGCGGAATATAAAATCACGCGCGATAAGCTTGCAAAGATGTTTGAGGCGAATTTTAAACGCTACGAGGACGTAAAAGAGGGGGTCGAGTTTGCTAAAGCGGGCCCTGCGGCTTAGGCTCCTGGGCCTTGGGGCGATCTGCGCGCTTTTTGCCGCATGTGAAAACACCCCTTCAAATTTAAAACAGCCGCTCGTTGCGATGAGCGGCTTTTCCTTTTACGACGATCCGCTAAGCTACATCAACAATGTGCGCGCAAAATCGGGGCTAAACTACTTTGCGCAGAATGAAATTTTAAATATCTCCGCGCTTAATCACGCAAAATATGTCGTCG
This window harbors:
- the pckA gene encoding phosphoenolpyruvate carboxykinase (ATP) is translated as MTTPNDLDKLGLKNIKKINHNLSYDELFELEKAMGEGRVSSNGTFMVDTGIFTGRSPKDKYFVKQDPSQKYIAWGKVNQPISKELFDKLLAKAKAQLSGKEIFIQDAYCGASKSSRKNVRFVTEVAWQAHFVKNMFIRPSESELAEFHPDFVVYNACKCKNEDYASDGLHSDVFVIFNVEENVAVIGGTWYGGEMKKGIFSMMNYWLPLEGKLSMHCSANVGKEGDTALFFGLSGTGKTTLSTDPNRKLIGDDEHGWDDEGIFNFEGGCYAKCINLDPSSEPEIYAAIKRDALLENVVADEAGIVDYKDGSKTENTRVSYPIYHIDNYEPSSAGGHPKNIIFLTADAFGVLPPVAKLTKEQAMYYFLSGYTAKVAGTERGITEPVATFSACFGEPFMPLHPTVYAKLLGEKIDKHGVSVYLVNTGWSGGAYGVGKRMSIKATRACINAILDGSIKKCEFENFEKFNLAIPKELAGVETKLLNPINTWTHPAEYKITRDKLAKMFEANFKRYEDVKEGVEFAKAGPAA
- a CDS encoding TRAP transporter large permease, yielding MIGIVMFAAALFMLLLGFPVAFTFGAVAVIFGFIYGLSEAWDYAQGFEILTEAFEDMSRQFFSLMPNRIYSIMENQLLISVPLFILMGMILQKTRLAERLLESMAFLFGGVRGGVAISTVLVGALLAATTGIVGATVIAMGVISLPVMMKYGYDKPLATGTIAAAGTLGQIIPPSIVLIILGDILSVSVGDLFSAAVIPGLVLVGFYVIYIAIISYICKDYAPPVPPLEGLSKSKQIFIALKNVVPVLVLILLVLGSIFAGIATPTESSSVGCLGAIALAVLYRTFSFRLIYDALKNTAKISGMVFMILMGATAFSMIFSYTGGDEVVKNFMENLPGQAWGFIALTMVVIIVLGFFLDYVEISYIILPILLPIVESLHINPVWFAILIAVNLQTSFMTPPFGFSIFFLKGVTPPQIHTTDIYKGVLPFILLQILVLLTLAIFPGVFGLKAFLG
- a CDS encoding biotin/lipoyl-containing protein; this translates as MAKKLIDVMDTTFRDGFQSVFGARVAMEDFLPAVSAAKEAGITHFEFGGGARFQSLYFYLNEDAFEMMDKFRSIVGPEANLQTLSRGVNTVTLDTGSREIIDLHAKLFAKHGTTTIRNFDALNDVENLKFSGECIHRHGLKHEVVITMMDLPPGCSGAHDAAFYERILRQILDAQIPFDSICFKDASGTSSPQKVYETIKRARKILGDGVHIRLHTHETAGVSVACYQAALVAGVDGIDLAAHPVSGGTSQPDILTLLHATKGQNFDLGLDAEKILKYEEVLGECLKDYFMPPEATQVSPLIPFSPMPGGALTANTQMMRDNKILDKFPAVIKAMREVVEKGGFGTSVTPVSQFYFQQAFNNVMFGPWKKIAEGYGKMVLGYFGKTPVKPDEGVIKLAAEQLGLQPTTKHAVDIADADESKSVAYAQKILREQGIEPSEENIFIALACKEKGIAFLKGEGKVMSRKKEDVAPAESHQSGISKNGKFDVKINGKIYNVEFAGQNVLVNGDRYDVSFDTSAPAKPQPQGSAGEQPAADARGGTDDNDIKATLPSNVFKILIKEGDAVKAGQNVIVLEAMKMEINIESPRDGVIDKILVAQGDTVDADQVLAILR